One window from the genome of Pseudomonas sp. L5B5 encodes:
- a CDS encoding sarcosine oxidase subunit alpha, with protein MSQTNRLSNGGRIDRNKVLTFTFNGQNYKGFEGDTLASALLANGVDIIGRSFKYSRPRGIFAAGCEEPNAVLQIGATEATQIPNVRATQQALYQGLVATSTNGWPSVNNDMMGILGKVGGKLMPPGFYYKTFMYPQSFWMTYEKYIRKAAGLGRSPTENDPDTYDNMNQHCDVLIVGAGPAGLAAALAAARSGARVILADEQEEFGGTLLDSRESLDGKPAAEWVASAIAELKALPDVLLLPRATVNGYHDHNFLTIHERLTDHLGDRAPIGQVRQRIHRVRAKRVVLATGAHERPLVYGNNDVPGNMLAGAVSTYVRRYGVAPGKKLVLSTNNDHAYRVALDWLDASLQVVAIADARHNPRGALVEEARAKGIRILTSSAVIEARGSKHVTGARVAAIDVKAHKVTSPGEWLDCDLIASSGGYSPVVHLASHLGGKPVWREDILGFVPGEAPQKRVCVGGINGVYSLGDALADGFEGGVRAASEAGFQAVEGVLPKALARLEEATLALFQVPHEKGTARAPKQFVDLQNDVTAAAIELATREGFESVEHVKRYTALGFGTDQGKLGNVNGLAIAARSLNVSIPQMGTTMFRPNYTPITFGAVAGRHCGHIFEPVRFTALHAWHVKNGAEFEDVGQWKRPWYFPKNGEDLHAAVKRECQAVRDSVGLLDASTLGKIDIQGPDAREFLNRIYTNAWTKLDVGKARYGLMCKEDGMVFDDGVTACLADNHFLMTTTTGGAARVLQWLEIYQQTEWPDLKVYFTSVTDHWATMTLSGPNSRKLLSEVTDIDLDKDGFPFMTWKEGLVGGVPARVFRISFTGELSYEVNVQADYAMGVLEQIVEAGKKYNLTPYGTETMHVLRAEKGFIIVGQDTDGSMTPDDLNMGWCVGRTKPFSWIGWRGMNREDCVREQRKQLVGLKPIDPTQWLPEGAQLVFNPKQAIPMSMVGHVTSSYAHNSLGYSFALGVVKGGLQRLGERVFAPLADGRVIEAEIVSSVFFDPKGDRQNV; from the coding sequence ATGAGCCAGACCAATCGCCTGTCCAACGGCGGACGCATCGACCGCAACAAGGTCCTGACCTTCACCTTCAACGGCCAGAACTACAAGGGCTTCGAGGGCGATACCCTGGCCTCGGCCCTGCTGGCCAATGGCGTGGACATCATCGGTCGCAGCTTCAAGTATTCGCGGCCCCGGGGCATTTTCGCCGCAGGCTGTGAAGAGCCCAACGCAGTGCTGCAGATCGGCGCCACCGAAGCCACCCAGATTCCCAACGTGCGTGCCACCCAGCAGGCGCTGTACCAGGGCCTGGTGGCCACCAGCACCAACGGCTGGCCCAGCGTCAATAACGACATGATGGGGATTCTCGGCAAGGTCGGCGGCAAGCTGATGCCACCGGGCTTCTACTACAAGACCTTCATGTACCCGCAGTCGTTCTGGATGACCTACGAGAAGTACATTCGCAAGGCGGCGGGCCTGGGCCGTTCGCCGACCGAGAACGATCCGGACACCTACGACAACATGAACCAGCACTGCGACGTGCTGATCGTCGGCGCCGGCCCGGCAGGCCTCGCCGCTGCTCTGGCGGCGGCCCGCAGCGGTGCGCGGGTGATCCTCGCCGACGAGCAGGAAGAGTTCGGCGGCACCCTGCTGGACAGCCGCGAGAGCCTGGACGGCAAGCCGGCAGCGGAGTGGGTGGCCAGCGCCATTGCCGAACTCAAGGCCTTGCCGGACGTACTGCTGCTGCCACGGGCCACGGTCAACGGCTACCACGACCATAACTTCCTGACCATTCACGAACGCCTCACCGACCACCTGGGGGACCGTGCGCCCATCGGCCAGGTGCGCCAGCGCATCCACCGAGTACGGGCCAAGCGTGTGGTGCTGGCTACCGGCGCCCATGAGCGGCCGCTGGTCTACGGCAACAACGACGTGCCGGGCAACATGCTGGCCGGCGCGGTATCCACCTACGTACGCCGTTATGGCGTGGCCCCGGGCAAGAAACTGGTGCTGTCGACCAACAACGACCACGCCTACCGCGTGGCCCTGGACTGGCTCGACGCCAGCCTGCAGGTGGTGGCCATCGCCGATGCGCGGCACAACCCCCGTGGCGCCCTGGTGGAGGAAGCCCGGGCCAAGGGCATCCGCATCCTGACGTCCAGCGCGGTGATCGAGGCCCGCGGCAGCAAGCACGTGACCGGCGCCCGGGTGGCGGCCATCGACGTCAAGGCGCACAAGGTCACCAGCCCTGGCGAGTGGCTCGACTGCGACCTGATCGCCAGCTCCGGCGGCTACAGCCCGGTGGTGCACCTGGCGTCGCACCTGGGCGGCAAGCCGGTGTGGCGCGAAGACATCCTCGGTTTCGTGCCCGGTGAAGCGCCGCAGAAACGTGTGTGCGTGGGCGGCATCAATGGCGTCTACAGCCTGGGCGATGCCCTGGCGGATGGGTTCGAAGGCGGCGTGCGCGCGGCCAGCGAAGCCGGTTTCCAGGCGGTGGAGGGCGTATTGCCCAAGGCCTTGGCCCGCCTTGAAGAAGCGACCCTGGCGCTGTTCCAGGTGCCCCATGAAAAAGGCACCGCCCGGGCGCCGAAGCAATTCGTCGACCTGCAGAACGACGTCACCGCCGCCGCCATCGAACTGGCGACCCGCGAGGGTTTCGAGTCGGTGGAGCACGTCAAGCGCTACACCGCCCTGGGCTTCGGCACCGATCAGGGCAAGCTGGGTAACGTCAACGGCCTGGCCATCGCCGCCCGCTCGCTGAACGTCAGCATCCCGCAGATGGGCACCACCATGTTCCGCCCGAACTACACGCCGATCACCTTCGGCGCCGTGGCCGGCCGGCACTGCGGGCACATTTTCGAGCCGGTGCGCTTCACCGCGCTGCATGCCTGGCATGTGAAGAACGGCGCCGAATTCGAGGACGTCGGCCAGTGGAAGCGCCCCTGGTATTTCCCGAAGAACGGCGAAGACCTGCATGCCGCGGTCAAGCGTGAATGCCAGGCCGTGCGCGACAGCGTCGGCCTGCTGGACGCCTCGACCCTGGGCAAGATCGACATCCAGGGCCCCGACGCCCGGGAGTTCCTCAACCGCATCTACACCAACGCCTGGACCAAGCTCGACGTGGGCAAGGCCCGCTACGGCCTGATGTGCAAGGAAGACGGCATGGTCTTCGACGACGGCGTCACCGCCTGTCTGGCCGACAACCACTTCCTGATGACCACCACCACCGGCGGCGCCGCCCGGGTGCTGCAGTGGCTGGAGATCTATCAGCAGACCGAATGGCCGGACCTCAAGGTGTACTTCACCTCGGTCACCGACCACTGGGCCACCATGACCCTGTCCGGGCCCAACAGTCGCAAGCTGCTGAGCGAGGTCACCGACATCGACCTGGACAAGGACGGCTTCCCGTTCATGACCTGGAAGGAAGGCCTGGTGGGCGGCGTGCCGGCTCGGGTGTTCCGCATCTCCTTCACTGGCGAGCTGTCCTACGAGGTCAACGTCCAGGCCGACTACGCCATGGGTGTGCTGGAGCAGATCGTCGAAGCCGGCAAGAAGTACAACCTGACCCCTTATGGCACCGAGACCATGCACGTGCTGCGGGCCGAGAAGGGCTTCATCATCGTTGGCCAGGACACCGACGGCTCCATGACCCCGGACGACCTGAACATGGGCTGGTGTGTGGGCCGGACCAAGCCGTTCTCCTGGATCGGCTGGCGCGGGATGAACCGCGAGGACTGCGTACGCGAGCAGCGCAAGCAACTGGTGGGCCTCAAGCCGATCGACCCGACCCAGTGGCTGCCGGAAGGCGCGCAGCTGGTGTTCAACCCCAAGCAGGCGATCCCGATGAGCATGGTGGGCCACGTGACGTCCAGCTATGCCCACAACTCCCTGGGTTATTCCTTCGCCCTGGGCGTGGTCAAGGGCGGCCTCCAGCGCCTGGGCGAGCGGGTCTTCGCGCCCCTGGCCGATGGCCGGGTGATCGAGGCGGAAATCGTTTCTTCGGTGTTCTTCGACCCCAAGGGTGATCGGCAGAACGTTTAA
- a CDS encoding sarcosine oxidase subunit gamma produces the protein MTAVNVYQQRPTTGAKAESSLHHADLPSLVGKGRKNAGVTLREKKLLGHLTIRGDGHDPAFAAGVHKALGIELPGALSVVVKGEASLQWLGPDEWLLIVPSGEEFAAEQNLREALGDLHIQIVNVSGGQQILELSGPDVRQVLMKSTSYDVHPSNFPVGKAVGTVFAKSQLVIRRTGEDTWELLVRRSFSDYWWMWLQDAAAEYGLSVQA, from the coding sequence ATGACCGCAGTCAACGTTTACCAACAGCGCCCCACCACCGGGGCCAAGGCCGAGTCGTCGTTGCATCACGCTGACCTGCCAAGCCTGGTGGGCAAGGGTCGCAAGAACGCCGGGGTGACCCTGCGCGAGAAAAAACTGCTCGGCCACCTGACGATCCGTGGCGACGGCCACGACCCGGCCTTCGCCGCCGGTGTACACAAGGCCCTGGGCATCGAATTGCCAGGTGCCTTGAGCGTGGTGGTCAAGGGTGAGGCCAGCCTGCAGTGGCTGGGCCCGGATGAGTGGCTGCTGATCGTGCCCAGCGGCGAAGAGTTCGCCGCCGAGCAGAACCTGCGCGAGGCCCTGGGCGACCTGCACATCCAGATCGTCAATGTCAGCGGTGGCCAGCAGATCCTCGAGCTGTCCGGCCCCGACGTGCGCCAGGTCCTGATGAAGTCCACCAGCTACGATGTACATCCCAGCAACTTTCCGGTGGGCAAGGCAGTGGGCACGGTGTTCGCCAAGTCGCAACTGGTGATCCGTCGTACCGGTGAAGACACCTGGGAACTGCTGGTGCGCCGCAGCTTCTCCGATTACTGGTGGATGTGGCTGCAGGACGCCGCGGCCGAATACGGCCTCAGCGTCCAGGCCTGA
- the purU gene encoding formyltetrahydrofolate deformylase, which yields MSRAPDTWILTADCPSVLGTVDAVTRFLFEQGCYVTEHHSFDDRLSGRFFIRVEFRQPDGLDEQGFLQGLAERAKAFEMNFELTAPNYRPKVVIMVSKADHCLNDLLYRQRIGQLPMDVVAVVSNHPDLKPLADWHQIPYHHFPLDPNDKPAQERQVWQVIEASGAELVILARYMQVLSPELCRKLDGKAINIHHSLLPGFKGAKPYHQAYNKGVKLVGATAHYINNDLDEGPIIAQGVEVVDHSYYPEDLIAKGRDIEGLTLARAVGYHIERRVFLNGNRTVVL from the coding sequence ATGAGCCGCGCCCCCGATACATGGATCTTGACTGCCGACTGCCCCAGCGTGCTCGGCACGGTGGACGCGGTGACCCGCTTTCTGTTCGAACAGGGCTGTTATGTCACCGAACACCATTCCTTCGATGACCGGCTCTCGGGGCGTTTCTTCATTCGCGTGGAGTTTCGCCAGCCCGATGGCCTCGACGAGCAGGGCTTTCTCCAGGGCCTGGCGGAGCGGGCCAAGGCCTTCGAAATGAATTTCGAACTGACCGCGCCCAACTATCGACCCAAGGTGGTGATCATGGTCTCCAAGGCCGACCACTGCCTCAATGACCTGCTCTATCGCCAGCGCATCGGCCAGTTGCCCATGGACGTGGTGGCGGTGGTGTCCAACCACCCGGACCTCAAGCCCCTGGCCGACTGGCACCAGATTCCCTACCACCATTTTCCCCTCGACCCCAACGACAAGCCGGCCCAGGAACGCCAGGTCTGGCAGGTGATCGAGGCGTCCGGCGCCGAGCTGGTGATCCTTGCCCGCTACATGCAGGTGCTGTCGCCGGAGCTGTGCCGCAAGCTCGATGGCAAGGCGATCAATATCCATCACTCGCTGCTGCCGGGATTCAAGGGTGCCAAGCCCTACCACCAGGCCTACAACAAGGGCGTGAAGCTGGTGGGGGCCACCGCCCACTACATCAACAACGACCTGGACGAAGGCCCGATCATCGCCCAGGGCGTGGAGGTGGTGGACCACAGTTACTACCCCGAGGACCTGATCGCCAAGGGCCGCGATATTGAGGGCCTGACCCTGGCCCGGGCGGTGGGTTATCACATCGAGCGGCGGGTGTTCCTCAACGGCAATCGCACGGTAGTGCTTTAA
- the fdhA gene encoding formaldehyde dehydrogenase, glutathione-independent, translated as MSGNRGVVYLGSGKVEVQKIDYPKMQDPRGKKIEHGVILRVVSTNICGSDQHMVRGRTTAQVGLVLGHEITGEVIEKGSDVENLKIGDLVSVPFNVACGRCRSCKEQHTGVCLTVNPARAGGAYGYVDMGDWTGGQAEYVLVPYADFNLLKLPNRDKAMEKIRDLTCLSDILPTGYHGAVTAGVGPGSTVYVAGAGPVGLAAAASARLLGAAVVIVGDVNPVRLAHAKAQGFEIADLSKDTPLHEQIADLLGEPEVDCAVDAVGFEARGHGHAGAQHEAPATVLNSLMGVVRVAGKIGIPGLYVTEDPGAVDAAAKIGSLSIRFGLGWAKSHSFHTGQTPVMKYNRQLMQAIMWDRINIAEVVGVQVISLDDAPRGYGEFDAGVPKKFVIDPHKLFSAA; from the coding sequence ATGTCTGGTAATCGTGGTGTGGTGTATCTGGGCAGCGGCAAGGTCGAGGTACAGAAGATCGACTATCCGAAAATGCAGGACCCGCGTGGCAAGAAGATCGAGCACGGTGTCATCCTGCGCGTGGTTTCCACCAACATCTGCGGTTCGGACCAGCACATGGTCCGAGGCCGTACCACTGCCCAGGTCGGCCTGGTGCTGGGCCATGAGATCACCGGCGAGGTGATCGAAAAGGGCAGCGACGTGGAGAACCTGAAGATCGGCGACCTGGTTTCGGTGCCCTTCAACGTGGCCTGCGGGCGCTGCCGTTCCTGCAAGGAGCAGCACACCGGGGTCTGCCTGACCGTCAACCCGGCCCGTGCCGGCGGTGCCTACGGTTACGTCGACATGGGCGACTGGACCGGTGGCCAGGCCGAGTACGTGCTGGTGCCTTACGCCGACTTCAACCTGCTGAAGCTGCCGAACCGTGACAAGGCCATGGAGAAGATCCGCGACCTGACATGCTTGTCCGACATCCTGCCCACCGGCTACCACGGCGCGGTGACCGCAGGCGTCGGCCCGGGCAGCACCGTGTATGTGGCCGGGGCCGGTCCGGTGGGCCTGGCGGCGGCTGCTTCCGCGCGCCTGCTGGGGGCGGCGGTGGTGATCGTGGGCGACGTCAACCCGGTGCGCCTGGCCCATGCCAAGGCCCAGGGCTTCGAGATCGCCGACCTGTCCAAGGACACTCCGCTGCACGAGCAGATCGCCGACCTGCTGGGCGAGCCGGAAGTGGATTGTGCGGTGGACGCGGTGGGCTTCGAGGCCCGTGGCCATGGCCATGCCGGCGCGCAGCACGAGGCCCCGGCCACGGTACTCAACTCGCTGATGGGCGTGGTGCGGGTGGCGGGCAAGATCGGTATTCCCGGCCTGTACGTCACTGAGGACCCGGGCGCGGTGGACGCGGCGGCGAAGATCGGCAGCCTGAGCATCCGCTTCGGCCTGGGCTGGGCCAAGTCCCACAGCTTCCACACCGGCCAGACTCCGGTGATGAAGTACAACCGCCAGCTGATGCAGGCCATCATGTGGGACCGGATCAACATCGCCGAAGTGGTGGGCGTACAGGTCATCAGCCTCGACGACGCGCCACGTGGCTACGGCGAGTTCGATGCCGGCGTGCCGAAGAAATTCGTCATCGACCCGCACAAGCTGTTCAGCGCAGCCTGA